A stretch of the Deltaproteobacteria bacterium genome encodes the following:
- the glpK gene encoding glycerol kinase GlpK — protein MAQFILAIDQGTTGTTVLVVDVTQSDATTIIGKQTVDFTQHYPETGWVEHDLDGIWSSVSQAATQALAQAAAATTHFDLKKIVAIGLTNQRETLCVFERKTGKPLARAIVWQCKRSAAICQRLRADGHEAEIKAKTGLVLDPYFSGTKITWLMEHNPELAQEVRRGHAVFGTIDTYLIARLTGGKSFVTEASNASRTLAFNIHTGRWDQGLIETLAIPSVDALPQVLDSAGLFGTTQGLSWLPDGIPISGVLGDQQAALAGQTCFDVGEAKCTYGTGAFLLANLGSKPLVSKAGMLTTVAWSLGGKLSYAFEGSAFIAGAAVQFLRDQLRIIRSASDSEAIARTVTAAPEIYFVPALAGLGAPYWDPKAQGAFLGLTRGTSQAQMVRAVLEGIALQVRELTEAMARDLGSPLQVLRVDGGAAANSLLMQAQADYAGIRVDRPVNLET, from the coding sequence ATGGCGCAGTTTATTTTGGCGATCGATCAGGGCACCACGGGAACCACCGTCTTAGTGGTTGATGTCACACAGTCTGATGCTACGACGATCATTGGGAAGCAAACGGTAGACTTTACCCAGCATTATCCCGAGACCGGCTGGGTGGAGCATGACCTCGACGGTATCTGGAGCTCCGTGTCGCAGGCAGCGACCCAGGCTCTGGCCCAAGCCGCTGCTGCGACTACGCACTTCGATCTCAAAAAGATCGTAGCTATCGGTCTCACCAATCAACGGGAAACGCTCTGCGTTTTTGAGCGTAAAACTGGGAAGCCGCTGGCTCGCGCTATCGTATGGCAGTGCAAGCGGAGTGCCGCCATTTGTCAAAGACTGCGGGCGGATGGGCACGAGGCAGAGATTAAGGCTAAAACGGGACTGGTACTGGACCCCTACTTCAGCGGCACCAAGATCACCTGGCTGATGGAGCATAATCCAGAGCTTGCGCAAGAAGTCCGTCGCGGCCATGCCGTGTTCGGCACGATCGACACCTATCTCATCGCCCGACTCACGGGTGGTAAGTCCTTTGTCACTGAGGCGAGTAATGCCTCGCGTACGCTGGCCTTCAATATTCACACAGGACGCTGGGACCAAGGACTCATTGAGACGCTTGCGATCCCAAGCGTCGATGCGCTGCCACAGGTCCTGGACAGTGCCGGGCTCTTTGGCACGACACAGGGCCTAAGCTGGCTGCCTGACGGGATTCCCATAAGTGGTGTGCTCGGTGATCAGCAGGCAGCTTTGGCTGGACAGACTTGTTTTGATGTCGGCGAGGCCAAATGCACCTACGGCACCGGTGCCTTCCTGCTGGCTAACTTGGGATCCAAGCCCCTAGTGTCAAAGGCTGGCATGCTCACGACAGTCGCCTGGTCACTTGGTGGCAAACTTAGCTATGCCTTTGAAGGCTCGGCGTTCATTGCGGGTGCTGCCGTGCAGTTTTTACGCGATCAACTGCGCATTATCCGTAGCGCTAGCGACAGCGAAGCCATTGCGCGCACGGTCACAGCCGCTCCTGAGATCTATTTCGTGCCGGCTCTGGCCGGCCTGGGTGCACCGTACTGGGATCCAAAAGCGCAAGGGGCATTCCTCGGTCTCACGCGCGGCACGAGCCAGGCCCAAATGGTACGAGCCGTGCTCGAAGGCATCGCCTTACAGGTGCGCGAGCTGACCGAAGCTATGGCGCGTGATCTCGGTAGCCCCTTGCAGGTCCTCCGGGTCGATGGCGGTGCTGCCGCCAATAGTCTGCTCATGCAGGCTCAGGCCGATTACGCAGGCATCCGCGTTGATCGCCCCGTCAACCTTGAGAC